From one Cyanobacterium stanieri PCC 7202 genomic stretch:
- a CDS encoding CemA family protein (PFAM: CemA family~InterPro IPR004282~KEGG: cyc:PCC7424_3669 proton extrusion protein PcxA~PFAM: CemA family protein~SPTR: Proton extrusion protein pcxA): protein MFNQIFRYTKRSLARSAENALESAYQAALKIKNLEIDHFQGKKITLQNGVHSERVFTYFQGELKSNLKIIDLKLTQFKTSQYFNNLFSNHKQNYNYDSNNQKITLSQSLIIEKLDFIDQIVNKYLQESDTNPKQVPNLSKNTKNPVIDIPAGDDKKLETVSDKTSVLPRSFLRTLTKIKDEINPDSQDTEEELINRFRRSKYKTAVSVKFLLFLIIIPILVHNISKIAIGRTFIDPYFANHQEIVFINQDLQEEALNELRIFEENLELKTMIGLMPELTPEEREINIQEKAQELAQNYRRQSANAIKNIFSDILAFIAFAIILVSSRQELQILKSFLDELIYGLSDSAKAFLIILFTDIFVGFHSPHGWEIVLESVARHFGLAENRDFNFLFIATFPVILDTVLKYWIFRYLNRISPSAVATYKNMNES from the coding sequence ATGTTCAACCAAATTTTTCGCTATACAAAACGCTCCCTTGCCCGTAGTGCCGAAAATGCCCTTGAATCAGCCTATCAAGCAGCGTTAAAAATTAAAAACCTTGAAATTGATCATTTTCAAGGAAAAAAAATCACCCTTCAAAATGGAGTCCATAGCGAAAGAGTATTTACTTATTTTCAAGGGGAATTAAAAAGTAATTTAAAAATTATTGATCTCAAATTAACTCAATTTAAAACCAGTCAATATTTTAATAATTTATTTTCTAATCACAAACAAAATTATAACTACGATAGCAACAATCAAAAAATTACTCTCAGTCAATCATTAATCATCGAAAAACTTGATTTTATTGACCAAATAGTTAATAAATATCTGCAAGAGTCAGACACTAATCCTAAACAAGTACCTAACCTATCTAAAAACACTAAAAATCCCGTCATTGACATTCCCGCAGGAGACGACAAAAAACTAGAAACAGTATCTGACAAAACCAGTGTCCTACCCCGTTCTTTTTTACGAACATTAACCAAGATCAAAGATGAAATTAATCCCGATTCTCAAGACACAGAAGAAGAATTAATTAATCGTTTTCGTCGCTCCAAATATAAAACTGCCGTATCTGTAAAATTTCTTTTATTTCTGATCATAATACCGATTTTAGTTCATAATATCAGTAAAATTGCCATCGGTAGAACATTCATTGATCCCTACTTTGCTAACCATCAAGAAATCGTTTTTATCAATCAAGACTTACAAGAAGAAGCCCTCAACGAATTAAGAATTTTTGAGGAAAATCTGGAACTAAAAACCATGATTGGGTTAATGCCAGAGTTAACCCCAGAAGAAAGAGAAATCAACATCCAAGAAAAAGCTCAAGAGTTAGCCCAAAACTACCGCCGTCAGAGTGCCAATGCCATAAAAAATATTTTCTCCGATATACTTGCTTTTATTGCCTTTGCCATCATCCTTGTGTCTAGTCGTCAAGAATTACAAATTCTCAAATCCTTCTTAGATGAATTAATTTATGGCTTAAGTGATTCTGCAAAAGCATTTTTAATTATTCTTTTCACCGACATATTTGTCGGTTTCCACTCTCCCCACGGATGGGAAATTGTTTTGGAAAGTGTTGCTCGTCATTTCGGCTTGGCAGAAAATAGAGACTTTAATTTCCTTTTTATCGCCACATTTCCCGTAATCCTTGATACGGTTTTAAAGTATTGGATTTTCCGTTACCTTAATCGTATATCTCCCTCGGCGGTGGCTACCTACAAGAATATGAATGAATCTTGA
- a CDS encoding response regulator receiver protein (PFAM: Response regulator receiver domain~COGs: COG2204 Response regulator containing CheY-like receiver AAA-type ATPase and DNA-binding domains~InterPro IPR001789~KEGG: syp:SYNPCC7002_A1576 response regulator receiver domain-containing protein~PFAM: response regulator receiver~SMART: response regulator receiver~SPTR: Response regulator receiver domain protein) codes for MANRTILVIDDSMVIRRTVKDMLPPGKFDVVEAKDGLQGMELLKSNNPDMIMLDFFLPKMSGWDVYQEIQKNPQLRAIPLLLMSGRKDEVTDKIPEPFEYFAFLEKPFDQKQLVQGIRDAMERSKKLAQMLQQSASKQTTTAVASSGDSANVAKLNARIAHLEGEVDKLKKQMNQLVGFIKKKLQ; via the coding sequence GTGGCAAATCGTACGATTTTGGTAATTGACGATAGTATGGTTATTAGACGTACTGTTAAAGATATGTTACCCCCCGGTAAATTTGATGTGGTAGAAGCAAAAGATGGTTTACAGGGAATGGAGTTGTTAAAAAGTAACAATCCTGACATGATCATGTTAGATTTTTTCTTACCAAAAATGAGTGGTTGGGATGTTTATCAAGAAATCCAGAAAAATCCTCAACTAAGGGCGATTCCTCTTTTGCTAATGTCAGGAAGAAAGGATGAAGTTACTGACAAAATTCCTGAACCTTTTGAATATTTTGCCTTTTTAGAAAAACCTTTTGACCAAAAACAATTGGTACAGGGCATCCGAGATGCCATGGAAAGATCGAAAAAACTGGCTCAAATGCTACAACAGTCTGCCTCAAAACAAACTACTACAGCGGTGGCTTCTTCGGGAGATAGTGCCAATGTTGCTAAATTAAATGCCCGAATTGCTCACTTAGAAGGGGAAGTGGATAAGTTGAAAAAACAAATGAATCAGCTAGTGGGTTTTATTAAGAAAAAGTTACAGTAA
- a CDS encoding hypothetical protein (KEGG: ana:asr4937 hypothetical protein~SPTR: Putative uncharacterized protein) produces MTVNNSFFFILKVLVISALISIIIKYVPSNFNLISQTHLALPIVFTPTIIVLIILSYRSLSAKDMSK; encoded by the coding sequence ATGACTGTTAATAACTCCTTTTTTTTCATTCTGAAGGTATTAGTAATTTCTGCTTTAATATCAATTATTATTAAATACGTTCCCAGTAATTTTAATTTAATTAGTCAAACACATTTAGCGTTACCCATCGTTTTTACACCAACTATTATCGTTTTAATTATTTTATCTTATAGAAGTTTATCAGCTAAAGATATGAGTAAATAA
- a CDS encoding protein of unknown function UPF0118 (PFAM: Domain of unknown function DUF20~COGs: COG0628 permease~InterPro IPR002549~KEGG: cyc:PCC7424_5210 protein of unknown function UPF0118~PFAM: protein of unknown function UPF0118~SPTR: Putative uncharacterized protein), with product MNFAKWVSFSLVIILVYITWQIRQLLLLALTAVVLAISLNILVLQMRRFGMKRNYAVALSILFLLGIIFLFGSLVVPSLITQLEELSNLVPKGIDQLILELNNLRDSLALDVIDALPTLEQILSQLQPILNELVSRGVTIVSGFFGVLLSSILLLALSLMILVDPIPYRNGFIRLFPQFYRPRIDQILVYCEKDLQEWLTDTLIKIFSAIVLSSLILFIFSIPLVWVQGLLAGFLVLIPYIGPTISVISPMAIAFITSSWKPWVILFFYILIYQLIEYAILPKLRKNRLRLSPANVIIGEVFFGSLLGILGLFLALPLTIISQIFVKEILVKDILDQINRQNEL from the coding sequence ATGAACTTTGCAAAATGGGTAAGTTTTTCCCTCGTTATTATTTTAGTTTATATCACTTGGCAGATAAGACAATTACTTTTGTTGGCTTTGACGGCGGTAGTTTTGGCCATTAGCCTTAATATCTTAGTATTACAAATGCGTCGCTTTGGGATGAAACGAAATTATGCGGTTGCATTATCAATTTTGTTTTTGTTGGGTATCATTTTTCTATTTGGTAGTTTGGTTGTTCCTTCTTTAATTACCCAATTGGAAGAGTTATCCAATTTAGTACCTAAAGGGATTGACCAATTAATTTTGGAATTAAATAATTTGAGGGATAGTCTTGCTTTAGATGTGATTGATGCCTTACCTACTTTGGAGCAAATTTTATCTCAATTACAACCTATTTTGAATGAGTTGGTAAGTCGAGGGGTGACGATTGTTTCAGGTTTCTTTGGGGTTTTACTAAGCAGTATATTACTCTTGGCTTTAAGTTTAATGATTTTAGTAGATCCTATTCCCTATCGTAATGGTTTTATTCGTTTATTTCCTCAATTTTATCGTCCTCGTATTGACCAAATTCTTGTATACTGCGAGAAGGATTTACAGGAATGGTTAACGGATACTTTAATTAAGATTTTTAGTGCTATTGTTCTAAGTTCTTTAATCTTATTTATTTTTAGTATTCCTTTGGTTTGGGTGCAAGGTTTGTTGGCAGGATTTTTAGTGTTAATACCCTACATTGGTCCTACTATTAGTGTTATTTCACCCATGGCGATCGCATTTATAACCTCATCATGGAAACCATGGGTAATACTATTTTTTTATATACTAATATATCAGCTAATTGAATACGCAATCTTGCCGAAACTAAGAAAAAATAGACTAAGATTATCCCCTGCCAATGTAATTATTGGAGAGGTTTTTTTTGGTAGTCTATTGGGCATTTTAGGATTATTTTTAGCCCTTCCCTTAACTATTATTTCCCAAATTTTTGTCAAAGAAATATTAGTTAAGGATATTTTAGATCAAATCAATCGTCAAAATGAGCTATAA
- a CDS encoding Ferritin Dps family protein (PFAM: Ferritin-like domain~COGs: COG0783 DNA-binding ferritin-like protein (oxidative damage protectant)~InterPro IPR002177:IPR008331~KEGG: cyc:PCC7424_2510 DNA starvation/stationary phase protection protein Dps~PFAM: Ferritin Dps family protein~SPTR: Ferritin Dps family protein), producing the protein MGTHLYKTRLDLGEETRDKVATLLNQTLASTIDLKTQTKQAHWNVKGKDFYQLHEFFDEMAGELEEYVDMVAERVTALAAVALGTVKVAATNSILEDYPLTAVTGEEHLTALADRYATYGAHLRKAIDLAENLGDADTADLYTEISRTIDKRLWFIESHLH; encoded by the coding sequence ATGGGAACTCATTTATATAAAACAAGATTAGATTTAGGCGAGGAAACCCGTGATAAGGTAGCCACCCTGCTCAATCAAACCTTAGCCAGTACCATCGATTTAAAAACCCAAACCAAACAAGCCCACTGGAATGTAAAGGGTAAAGACTTTTACCAACTCCATGAATTTTTTGACGAAATGGCAGGAGAATTGGAAGAGTATGTGGATATGGTTGCCGAAAGAGTAACCGCCCTAGCGGCTGTTGCCCTTGGTACTGTAAAAGTCGCCGCTACTAACTCTATTTTAGAAGATTATCCCCTCACTGCGGTGACAGGAGAAGAACATTTAACCGCTTTGGCAGATAGATATGCCACCTATGGCGCCCATTTGAGAAAAGCCATTGATTTGGCAGAAAATTTAGGGGATGCTGACACCGCCGATTTATACACCGAAATTTCTCGTACCATTGATAAGCGTCTTTGGTTTATCGAATCCCATTTACACTAA
- a CDS encoding tRNA-adenosine deaminase (PFAM: Cytidine and deoxycytidylate deaminase zinc-binding region~COGs: COG0590 Cytosine/adenosine deaminase~InterPro IPR002125:IPR016192~KEGG: CMP/dCMP deaminase zinc-binding protein~PFAM: CMP/dCMP deaminase zinc-binding~SPTR: CMP/dCMP deaminase zinc-binding) has product MINNPIYKNHLHWMNQAYQQAQEAGKQGEIPVGAVIVDKNNQLMAIAHNRKERDNDATAHAEILAIRQASRIKKDWRLDGCTLYVTLEPCPMCIGAIIHSRIKTLVYGIDDFKTGAVRTVINLPDSHCSNHHLEVIAGIKAHDCRNLLQQWFKTKRNM; this is encoded by the coding sequence ATGATTAATAATCCCATTTATAAAAATCATCTTCATTGGATGAATCAAGCATATCAACAAGCCCAAGAAGCAGGAAAACAGGGGGAAATACCCGTCGGTGCGGTAATTGTTGATAAAAATAATCAATTAATGGCGATCGCCCATAACCGAAAAGAAAGAGATAACGATGCCACCGCCCACGCAGAAATACTCGCCATCCGTCAGGCATCCCGCATAAAAAAAGATTGGCGCTTGGATGGATGTACCTTATATGTTACCCTCGAACCATGCCCCATGTGTATTGGTGCCATCATCCACAGCCGAATCAAAACCCTAGTGTATGGGATAGATGACTTCAAAACAGGCGCCGTGCGCACGGTGATTAATTTACCCGATAGCCATTGCTCAAATCACCATTTGGAAGTGATTGCAGGTATCAAAGCCCACGACTGTCGCAACCTATTACAACAGTGGTTTAAAACGAAAAGAAACATGTAA
- a CDS encoding hypothetical protein (KEGG: cyt:cce_2140 hypothetical protein~SPTR: Putative uncharacterized protein), with amino-acid sequence MFKTIQYFLTITITIIAFNLININPTWADNLEKRINNFPQWDSQISLPSPEQELIYPRWFQGTWEVTNILKEQIAPLAPKFQTPGFSQNATYIDQKIVFPVKFISATINQNQDNFFPNKINDKIVTIADRAFNGRAIARAYLGEENVQNVMVNSNNSTEQITKFSQDNKLISTVIGRETESINEQEFITSEITRQFFRRPGNVYINFVETTTKYTLIDSNHIQAQQYTAVYLSPQDPDYFLAFNQPVALYSYELNLEKKEL; translated from the coding sequence ATGTTTAAAACCATCCAATATTTTTTAACTATAACCATAACTATTATAGCTTTTAATTTGATCAATATTAATCCTACCTGGGCAGATAACCTAGAAAAACGCATTAATAACTTTCCTCAATGGGACAGTCAAATATCTTTGCCTTCTCCTGAGCAAGAATTAATTTATCCCCGGTGGTTTCAAGGAACATGGGAAGTAACTAATATTTTAAAAGAGCAAATCGCTCCTCTTGCCCCTAAATTTCAAACCCCCGGTTTTTCTCAAAATGCTACATATATTGATCAAAAAATTGTATTTCCTGTTAAATTTATTTCTGCTACCATTAACCAAAATCAAGATAATTTTTTCCCTAATAAAATTAACGATAAAATAGTAACTATTGCAGATCGTGCCTTTAATGGAAGGGCGATCGCCCGAGCCTATTTAGGAGAAGAAAATGTGCAAAATGTTATGGTTAACTCTAATAATTCTACTGAACAAATAACCAAATTTAGTCAAGATAATAAATTAATTTCAACAGTAATTGGTAGAGAAACAGAAAGTATCAATGAGCAAGAATTTATCACCAGCGAAATTACCAGACAATTTTTTCGTCGTCCGGGTAATGTGTATATCAACTTTGTGGAAACCACTACTAAATATACATTGATAGATTCAAATCACATCCAAGCCCAACAATATACCGCTGTTTATTTATCTCCCCAAGATCCTGATTATTTTCTTGCCTTTAATCAACCTGTGGCTCTTTATTCCTATGAATTAAATTTAGAAAAAAAAGAGTTATAA
- a CDS encoding two component transcriptional regulator, winged helix family (PFAM: Response regulator receiver domain; Transcriptional regulatory protein, C terminal~COGs: COG0745 Response regulators consisting of a CheY-like receiver domain and a winged-helix DNA-binding domain~InterPro IPR001789:IPR001867:IPR005829~KEGG: cyt:cce_0817 two component transcriptional regulator~PFAM: response regulator receiver; transcriptional regulator domain-containing protein~SMART: response regulator receiver~SPTR: Response regulator receiver domain protein) — MSKILIVEDEQKLTKFLKQELQYEGYEVIVAEDGVTGLTMARESHPDLILIDWMLPALSGLEVCRRLRLAGDRVPIILLTAKDEISDRVAGLDAGADDYIVKPFSIEDLSARLKANLRRGSEEDPDQLNFLDLSLNRRTREIKRGDRTIELTATEYDLLEYLISHPRQVLTRDQILERVWGYDFGGDSNIIEVYVRYLRLKLEANKEKRLIQTVRGVGYVLKE; from the coding sequence ATGAGCAAAATTTTAATTGTCGAAGATGAACAAAAATTAACCAAATTTTTGAAACAGGAATTACAGTATGAGGGATACGAGGTAATTGTGGCAGAGGATGGGGTTACGGGTTTAACCATGGCAAGGGAATCTCACCCAGATTTAATTTTAATTGATTGGATGTTACCAGCCCTTTCTGGGTTAGAAGTATGTCGTCGATTGCGTTTAGCAGGGGATAGGGTACCAATTATTTTACTAACTGCCAAAGATGAAATTAGTGATCGAGTAGCGGGATTAGATGCAGGGGCGGATGACTATATTGTTAAGCCTTTTAGTATAGAAGATTTGTCAGCAAGGTTAAAGGCAAATCTGCGTCGTGGTAGTGAAGAAGATCCAGATCAATTAAACTTCCTTGATCTTAGTTTAAATCGTCGCACTCGGGAAATAAAAAGGGGCGATCGCACCATAGAATTAACCGCCACAGAATATGATTTATTAGAATACCTCATTTCCCATCCCCGTCAAGTACTTACCCGTGATCAAATTTTGGAGAGGGTATGGGGTTATGACTTTGGGGGAGACTCCAACATCATCGAGGTATACGTGCGCTATTTACGGCTAAAACTAGAAGCCAACAAAGAAAAAAGATTGATTCAAACCGTCAGGGGAGTAGGCTACGTCTTAAAAGAATAA
- a CDS encoding type III effector Hrp-dependent outer protein (PFAM: Protein of unknown function, DUF1537~COGs: COG3395 conserved hypothetical protein~InterPro IPR010737~KEGG: mar:MAE_38990 hypothetical protein~PFAM: type III effector Hrp-dependent outers~SPTR: Putative uncharacterized protein), protein MNNQPKIIVLDDDPTGSQTVHSCLLLMQWDVDTLRDGLKDECPIFFILTNTRALNPQEAESTTREVCRNLKSAIALENITEYVIVSRSDSTLRGHYPIETDTIAQELGEFDAHFLIPAFFEGGRITRNSTHYLIIDGVETPVHQTEFAQDSVFGYSHSYLPDYVSEKTNGKIKPEQVQCFQLEDIRKGSQDRLRKLENNQCCAVDAENQSDLDKFAQDLLTVAAEGKKFLFRSAASILTSLAGLGKQPIQAEKMSQYKPTNNTGVILVGSHVKKTTQQLNQLLQQPQIVSIEIDVVLLRDNPNSRNTIITQALEKVENILSQHKTPVVYTSRKELTFADIATRLEFGKQVSSLLMDIVRGLPKNIGFLISKGGITSNDVLSDGLSLKEARLLGQILPGCSVITTPANHHLFPSLPVVLFPGNVGDDNGLVTAYERLNN, encoded by the coding sequence ATGAATAACCAACCTAAAATAATTGTATTAGACGATGACCCCACAGGTTCTCAAACCGTCCATAGTTGCTTATTATTGATGCAGTGGGATGTAGATACCCTCAGAGATGGCTTGAAAGATGAATGTCCCATTTTTTTCATTTTAACCAACACCCGTGCCTTAAATCCCCAAGAAGCAGAAAGCACTACCAGAGAAGTATGTCGTAATCTAAAAAGTGCGATCGCCCTTGAAAACATTACAGAATACGTCATTGTCAGTCGTTCAGATTCTACCCTCCGAGGACATTACCCCATCGAAACCGATACCATTGCCCAAGAATTAGGGGAATTTGATGCCCATTTTCTCATCCCCGCCTTTTTTGAAGGAGGCAGAATTACCCGTAATAGCACCCATTACCTAATCATAGACGGAGTAGAAACCCCCGTCCACCAAACAGAATTCGCCCAAGACTCCGTATTTGGTTACAGCCATAGTTATCTCCCCGACTATGTGAGCGAAAAAACTAACGGTAAAATAAAACCAGAACAAGTACAATGTTTTCAGTTAGAAGACATCAGAAAAGGCAGTCAAGACAGACTCAGAAAACTAGAAAATAACCAATGTTGTGCCGTAGATGCAGAAAATCAAAGCGACTTAGATAAATTTGCCCAAGACTTACTCACCGTAGCTGCCGAAGGCAAAAAATTCCTGTTTCGCAGTGCCGCCAGTATTCTCACATCCCTAGCAGGGCTTGGCAAACAACCCATCCAAGCCGAAAAAATGAGCCAATATAAACCCACTAATAACACAGGAGTTATCTTAGTAGGTTCCCACGTCAAAAAAACCACCCAACAATTAAACCAACTATTACAACAACCCCAAATTGTAAGCATCGAGATTGACGTAGTCTTACTCAGAGACAATCCCAACTCCCGTAATACTATTATCACTCAGGCTTTGGAAAAAGTAGAAAATATCCTTTCCCAGCATAAAACCCCTGTGGTGTATACCAGCCGCAAAGAATTGACTTTTGCCGATATTGCCACAAGGCTAGAATTTGGAAAGCAAGTCTCTAGTTTGTTAATGGACATAGTCAGAGGATTACCCAAAAATATTGGCTTTTTAATTAGTAAAGGAGGAATCACCTCCAACGATGTCCTAAGCGATGGTTTAAGCCTAAAAGAAGCAAGACTGTTAGGGCAAATTTTGCCCGGATGTTCAGTGATTACAACTCCTGCCAACCATCACCTATTCCCTAGTCTTCCCGTGGTTTTATTTCCCGGTAACGTAGGAGATGACAATGGTTTAGTTACCGCCTATGAGCGTCTAAACAATTAG
- a CDS encoding hypothetical protein (KEGG: hypothetical protein~SPTR: Putative uncharacterized protein): MGKQKTLQEYQKEEENLREILVLLEQLFKREEATAKAIIGCLYDIATLNLINKYCPLWGINPTLKYISRLPRPIAKHLGCKLYLQPKCPQLITDWLYSLVEFPQSKAKEVEVIENLALPTEKRIKSLQGRVRVLTGALAASFAVLIGGFTWMMYSLQTNPVELLTTTETRLEN; this comes from the coding sequence ATGGGAAAACAAAAAACCTTACAAGAATATCAAAAAGAGGAAGAAAACCTGAGAGAAATCTTGGTTTTATTAGAACAGTTATTTAAAAGAGAAGAGGCAACAGCAAAAGCCATTATCGGCTGTCTTTATGACATTGCCACTTTGAATTTAATCAATAAATATTGTCCCTTATGGGGTATCAATCCTACTTTAAAATATATTAGTCGTTTGCCTCGTCCCATTGCTAAACATTTGGGTTGTAAGTTGTATTTACAGCCCAAGTGTCCTCAATTAATCACCGATTGGCTTTATAGTTTGGTGGAGTTTCCCCAGTCTAAGGCGAAAGAGGTGGAGGTAATCGAAAATTTGGCATTACCCACTGAAAAAAGAATTAAGTCTCTACAGGGAAGAGTTAGAGTTTTAACTGGGGCCTTAGCGGCTTCTTTTGCTGTGTTGATTGGTGGTTTTACCTGGATGATGTATAGTTTACAAACTAATCCAGTGGAGTTGTTAACAACCACTGAGACTCGTTTGGAAAATTAA